The sequence cattgcccaagtcgtgggagagaagtgggtgcggtccacttcctgtcctcaatttgccctcagcggaggagtgcacagagcagggaaacgcagccccagagagatcctgccctgcagcatgcagcagactgctggcccagtcctggctccatggggtgctgtgtgggcccaagcaagttgaccaaactccctgacgctgaaatgaatcctaggtggcccaattccagtagccatgataggactgccctgcagggacagttaattaactcaggaaaagcaacctagctccaaggttagcaaccaggagttccagttgattccattagtgcaccccttgaggcattcccaagctggagtctggtggaagatgaggctcagtgtgattggatggaagcaccaacctatcaaggagaagtcccacccactctgccctgtgcgtctataaaggcgacgggtggcggccgcggcactcattgaagccgccagttgggagaggagcagagccaggccggtgctcccgaaggcagcaagatgttgcgagccacagctccctgctggttcccacctggatacccagaagctaagaaggtggccgaggaggcggccctggaggcaagaagccgccagttgggagcggtgcagagccaggccggtgctcccgaaggcagcaagatgttgcgagccacagctccctgctggttcccacctggatacccagaagctaagaaggtggccgaggaggcggccctggaggcaagaagccgccagttgggagcggagcagagccaggccggtgctcccgaaggcagcaagatgttgcgagccacagctccctgctggttcccacctggatacccagaagctaagaaggtggccgaggaggcggccctcgaggctccagaattccccctgccctctcatcagcctgcccagagcttcgggctccgggtgccccagatgcacaaccaggcctccgcatttgtggacatccaggcggagccccagaacatgggtccggcggtgcccccagcgtgtctcaagatggtgacggaggcgtcctacttccctgcgcagaggggatcggcctgctgcttgccagccgccccaaggctgacagagaggccctcgggagtccgatTCTCAGCCCCAAgtaagaggaagacgatcgcccacgcttccagcccttgcttggtcacaggttgcacagatgccaagagaacccgggtggccagcagcagccaacgctccagtggctccaaggtcggcagacagccagggaagacgcgcaacaggtcagggatggcatgcaagaccaccaccaccatcagctctaagcgaatcgtccgtcgtccatccctaccgagtttgaagaaacctattatcctccgaaggtctgggtgccaagtccccaccgtcctccgccgaggctatctccaactgttcaccgaagagtgtctcaagttctgcgcctccaagcaggaggccgtggagaaggcgctgaacgaggagaaggtggcctacgactgcagccccaacaagaacaggtacctgaacgtggtcctgaacaccctcaagagactgaagggcctgacccccagctccatgccgggcctcagcagggccgccctgtacagccgcctccaggagttcctgctcagccaggaccagctcaaggagaacggctaccccttcccgcaccccgagcggcccggaggcgccgtcctcttcactggccaggggaaggggcccggcgactcctcctgcagggtctgctgccgttgtggcaccgagtacctggtgtcctcctcgggccgctgtgtacgcgaccagttgtgttattatcactgggggcgggtccgctcgagccaggtggctggaggccgggttagccagtacacctgctgtgcagctgctcctggctctgtgggctgccaggtggcaaagcagcacgtgcgggacggccgcaaggacagcctcgatggcttcgtggagaccttcaagaaagagttgtccagagacgcttatccaggaatctacgccttggactgtgagatgtgctacaccacgcatggcctagagctgacccgcgtcaccgtggtggacgccgacatgcgagtggtgtacgacaccttcgtcaagcccgacaacgagatcgtggactacaacaccaggttttccggagtcaccgaggccgacgtcgccaagacgagcatcaccttgccccaagtgcaagccatcctgctgagctttttcagcgcccaaaccatcctcatcgggcacagcctggagagcgatctgctggccctgaagctcatccacagcaccgtgctggacacggccgtgctcttcccgcactacctgggtttcccctacaagcgttccctcaggaatctcgcggccgactacctgggacagatcatccaggacagccaggacggccacaactccagcgaggacgcaaacgcctgcctgcagctggtgatgtggaaggtccgacagcgtgcccagatccagccacgccaccggtccgcctctcccgccgccctggcctgtccttggccccaggccccttccacaaccgccatcagtcccgagagctcaccctgtccacctcgccgcaaggccaaagaaaccggagcagtcgacggcaggagagggcaaaaaggcaagagtaaccccaaccggccactcccagtcccccggaatccctgccgcggaccctcgggcctgtccccatccctctgcccttcccagacctctgtccttccactaatcgcctcccgcagcaccgagccgccactcccagtcccccgagtccctgccgcgccccctcgcgcctgtccacatccctctgcccatccgagacctctgtccttacaccactagccaccccacgtgggacttccatggcctctgagtacaaggccagccccccggcccaccagctttctgaatgtgtgcttacctgtttttctcgagaggcaccacagtgaggtgggtgaagcacttaggctctggagttagatatctgggttcaaggccaaattccaccacttattaggtttctaatattgcacagataatgtctttgcgcttctaccttttgatctttaaagtgtgatcaaaagagacttagactcccacatcataataatgggaaactttaacagccctctgtaaacattagacagaacaacgagacagaaatctaaaaaggatatccaggaattgaactcagctctgcaccaagcggacctaggagacatctacagaacgctccaccccaaatcgacagaatatacatgcttctcagcaccacatcacacttatttccacattgaccacatagttggaaggaaagcactcctcagtaaatgtaaaataacagaaattactacaaacggtctttcagaccacattgccatcaaagtagacctcaggataaagaaactcactcaaaaccgctcaactgcatggaaaccggacaacctgctcctgaatgagtactgggtacataacgaaatgaaggcagaaagaaagatattctctgaaaccaatgaaaacaaaggcacaacataccagaatctctgggtcacatttaaagcagtgtgtagagggaaatttatagcactaattgcccacgagagaaagcaggaaaaatcaaaaatgcataccctaacatcaccattaaaagaatgagagaagcaagagcaaacacattcaaaaactagcagaaggcaagaaataactaagatctgagcagaactggtggagatagagacacaataaacccttcaacaaatcaatgaatccaggagcgggttttttgcagtgatcaacaaaattgatagagcactagcaagactaagaaacaagagaagaaagaagaatcaaacagatgcagtaaaaaatgataaaggggatatcaccaccgatcccacagaaatacaaactaccatcagacaatactatcagcacctctaagctaatgaactagaaaacctagaagaaatggataaattcctggacgcatacaacctccccagagtaaaccaggaagaagttgaatgcctgagtagaccactaacaggctctgaaattgaggcaataattaacagcctatcaagcaataaaactccaggaccagacggattcacagccgaattctaccagaaggacaaggaggagctggtaccatgccttctgaaactattccaatcaacagaaaaagagggagtcctccctcactcatttcatgaggccggcatcatcctgatcccaaagcctgagagaaacacaacccaaaaagagaattttaggcctatgtccctgaggaacatcgatgggaaaatcctccctaaaataccggaaaaacgaatccagcagcacatcaaagggcttatccatcatgatgcagtgggcttcatccctgacatgcaaggcttgtccatcatatgcaaaacaataaacataatccagcatataatcagaaccaaagacagaaactgcgtgattatctcaacagatgcagaaaaggcctttgacaaaattcaacagcccttcatgccaacaactctcaataaattaggtattgatgggacatctcccaaaataataagggctatttagggcaaacccacagccaatatcatactgaatgggcaaaaagtggaagcattccctttgcaaactgccacaagacagggatgccctctctcaccactcctattcaacatagtgttggaacttctgcccagggcaatcaggcaggagaaagaaataaagggaaatcaattaggaaaagcggaagtccaattgtccctgtttgcagatgacatgattgaatatttagaaaaccccatcgtctcagcccaaaatatccttaagctgataagcaacttcagcaaagtctcaggatacaaaatcgaggtgcaaaaatcacaagcattcttatacaccaataacaggcaaacagagagccaaatcatgagtgagctcccattcacaattgcttcaaagagaataaaatgcctaggaatccaactaacaagggatgtgaaggacctcttcaaggagaactaccaagcattgctccacgaactaaaagaggagacaaacaaatggaagaatattccaccatcacggattggaagaatcaatatcgtgaaaatggccatactgcccaaggtaaattatagattcaatgccatccccatcaaactaccaatgactttcttcacagaactggaaaaaactgctttaaagctcatatggaaacacaaaacggcccccactgccaacatattcctaagccaaaagaacaacgatggaggcatcaagctgtccgacttcaagctacagtagaaggctacagtaaccaaagagcatgctatcggttgccgttttggttaccgtagaccaatggaacagaatagagccctcagaaataatacgacacatctacaaccatctgatctttgacaaacctgagaaaaacaagaaatggggaaaggattccctatttaaaaaatggtgctgggaaaacaggctagccatatgtcgaaagctgaaatcggatcccttccttacaccttgtacaaaaattaattcaagacagttgaaagacttaaatgttagatcttaaaccatacaaaccctaggagaaaacccagccaataccattgaggacacaggcatgggcaaggacctcatgtctaaaacgccaaaagcaatggcaacgaaagccaacattgacaaacagcatctaattacactaaagacgttctgcatagctaaagaaactcccatgagagtgaacaggcatcctgcagaaagggagaacatttttgcaatctactcatctgacaaagggctaatatccagaatctactaagaactcaaacagagttacaagagaaaccaaacaagcccatcaacaagtgggggaaggatataaagagacacttctcaaaagaagacatttatgcagccaacagacacatgaaaaaatgctcatcaacactggccatcagagaaatgcaaatcaaatccgcaatgagatatcatctcacaccaggtagaagagcgatcattaaaacgtcaggaaacaacaggggctggagaggtagtggacaaataggaacacttttacactgttggtgggactgtaaactagttcaacggtagtggaagatagtgtggtgaatcctcaaggatctcgaaatagaaataccttttgacccagccatcccattactgggtatatatacccataggattagaaatcatgctgctaaaagcacacacgcagacgtatgtttattgcggcaccattcacagtagcaaagacttggaaccaacccagatgtccatcaatgatagactggattaagaaaatgtggcacaaatacaccatggaatactatgcagccatgaaaaagcatgagttcatgccctttggagggacacggatgaagctggaaaccatcattcttagcataccatagcaaggacaaaaaaaccaaacgccgcatgttctcattcataggtgggaattgaatatgagaacgcttggacacagaaaggggaacatcacacaccggggcctgtcatgggcggggggagggggagggatagcattaagagatatacctaatgtaaatgactagtgaatgggtgcaacacaccaaccaggtgaatcttggaaggcaaaagctactgaatttagcgaatttgtggaggcattcccagaaatcagccaggtgaagtatcacacaaccgaagactgcaccactcctctaaggcagcactatgcggcaaacccagacggccactcttctcacccctcctccgttggctgttctgggtaatgtgtttcaaaagtcacctaggcaactgcaaaaatagctgaaatggagtaagggcttcaggctggtgactagcagaggtccacctgacccccgtaagctgctgaacaagaagggctgccagaagtgtccccctagggaatttggtggagacgaagacccgctcactggacaagggttcctcccaggagacgcccgagcggaagaaacgggctgtgagccacgccctttcaccctccgctaccccgccctgggctggtgaaggtgcgcgtaaggatgaggactactgagccctgaagaaataaatccttcccctttgaccccaaggaggattgcctgtgaggatcttcaacgagtctacctgtgtctagacacgggagcaggtctgtccggcacagcaccaccctcaaggaggagaagagagaggagaaaggaaactcaagtctgaccattctgtcctgggagagaagaggaggatctcatctctcatctgtccaagcatggcaaggagactttctctcatctttccaagcaagatgactttttataattaggaaacaaaaagaatttagaaggcatgaaagcagcccgtaaggtgcattcctaaggactgcccattgaaactgacaaaattgcccttgtttgatgagaggaatgagcagagcactgaggtggtgaacagggatctagtgagactttcccagcatgtttctaccaaagctttctctaagcttctcggaacactctcctaataagcagatgtttggcccttcagaaagtcaacaagcaaaatgccttgagcgtcccaaaacactgatgccatgatgttggctcctgactggcctccttttcctttgactggaccactgccacctctcggtagccgtcgctttgatgatgctttgcattcgaggtcatattggtaaagccatgttccaacttccgcttacaatttgtcagagggatgcgtcaggatcgtgatccctcctgtttaaaatttccactgatagctctcgtcgtaactgcagctgatctgggcacagtggttttcacagccactgcaggattcatctcccacatcttctcacctcttcttgaaacaagctatacattcgtaaagagttcatttctttggggtagtgtccttagaagcttttgttaaaacatcaatgatttcttcattcttccacccaagcttcaccagaaatttgatgtttgctcttgctgcaattttcg comes from Pan troglodytes isolate AG18354 chromosome 7, NHGRI_mPanTro3-v2.0_pri, whole genome shotgun sequence and encodes:
- the LOC134810759 gene encoding exonuclease GOR-like — encoded protein: MPGLSRAALYSRLQEFLLSQDQLKENGYPFPHPERPGGAVLFTGQGKGPGDSSCRVCCRCGTEYLVSSSGRCVRDQLCYYHWGRVRSSQVAGGRVSQYTCCAAAPGSVGCQVAKQHVRDGRKDSLDGFVETFKKELSRDAYPGIYALDCEMCYTTHGLELTRVTVVDADMRVVYDTFVKPDNEIVDYNTRFSGVTEADVAKTSITLPQVQAILLSFFSAQTILIGHSLESDLLALKLIHSTVLDTAVLFPHYLGFPYKRSLRNLAADYLGQIIQDSQDGHNSSEDANACLQLVMWKVRQRAQIQPRHRSASPAALA